Proteins encoded within one genomic window of Thermoleophilaceae bacterium:
- a CDS encoding acyl-CoA dehydrogenase family protein gives MVDTVRGFARTHVAPGVIERDREERYDRDLVRRLGELDLLGGTVPQEYGGAGLSSSTFVAIIEEMSRVDHLYGLAMTFPSGLAGTGLLAVGTEEQRREFLPPLCAGRTLASAAITEPSSGTHVSNMHTTCRRDGDSYVIQGQKTWISFIGLSDWLITFARLDGRKDREAICAFIVPTDTPGLTLQPFRNKLGFRAVPSGDVFLDGVRVPADLRVGEEGQGLDVAMAAVESGRLGVAARSLGIAQDCLDRSVAYAREREVFRRPIGQYQLVQSMITDMVVGIEGARSMIYEFARKRDGGERARREASLAKMHSSDVAMMAATHAVQIHGAYGAHEEYHVGRHFRDAKIMQIIEGQNQLHRTMVAEYALGYREASP, from the coding sequence ATGGTCGACACGGTGCGGGGGTTCGCGCGCACTCACGTGGCCCCGGGCGTCATCGAGCGCGACCGCGAGGAGCGCTACGACCGCGACCTGGTGCGGCGCCTCGGCGAGCTCGACCTGCTCGGAGGGACGGTGCCCCAGGAGTACGGCGGCGCCGGCCTGAGCAGCTCCACCTTCGTGGCGATCATCGAGGAGATGTCGCGCGTCGACCACCTCTACGGCCTCGCCATGACGTTCCCGAGCGGGCTCGCCGGGACCGGGCTGCTCGCGGTGGGAACCGAGGAACAGCGGCGGGAGTTCCTGCCCCCGCTGTGCGCCGGCCGGACGCTGGCGTCGGCGGCGATCACGGAGCCCAGCTCCGGCACGCACGTGTCGAACATGCACACCACCTGCCGGCGTGACGGCGACTCGTACGTCATACAGGGCCAGAAAACGTGGATCTCCTTCATCGGGCTCAGCGACTGGCTGATCACCTTCGCGCGGCTCGACGGCCGCAAGGACCGCGAGGCGATCTGCGCGTTCATCGTGCCGACCGACACCCCGGGGCTGACGCTGCAGCCCTTCAGGAACAAGCTCGGCTTCCGGGCCGTGCCGTCGGGCGACGTGTTCCTCGACGGCGTGCGAGTTCCGGCCGACCTGCGAGTGGGCGAGGAGGGCCAGGGGCTCGACGTGGCGATGGCTGCCGTGGAGAGCGGCCGCCTCGGCGTGGCAGCGCGCTCGCTGGGGATCGCCCAGGATTGCCTCGACCGGTCGGTCGCCTACGCGCGCGAGCGCGAGGTCTTCCGCCGCCCGATCGGCCAGTACCAGCTCGTCCAGTCGATGATCACCGACATGGTCGTGGGCATCGAGGGCGCGCGGTCGATGATCTACGAGTTCGCGCGCAAGCGCGACGGGGGCGAGCGGGCGCGCCGCGAGGCCTCGCTCGCGAAGATGCATTCCTCGGACGTGGCGATGATGGCGGCCACGCACGCCGTCCAGATCCACGGCGCCTACGGGGCGCACGAGGAGTACCACGTGGGACGCCACTTCCGTGACGCGAAGATCATGCAGATCATCGAAGGCCAGAACCAGCTGCACCGCACGATGGTCGCGGAGTACGCGCTCGGGTACCGTGAGGCGAGCCCGTGA
- a CDS encoding SDR family NAD(P)-dependent oxidoreductase: MRLGSGAGAIVAGGASGLGAATARRLAATGAVVTVADVDEEKGAALAAETGARFVRCDVREEDQVRAAVESAAEAAGPGGLRVAVATAGSGFPHKIAGSRGPHPLPDFKRIIELNLVGTFNVMRLAATAMLDNDPGDSGERGVLVNTASVAAFEGQVGQIAYSASKGGIVSMTLTAARDLARNGIRVVTIAPGIFDTPLLGKKTDEERAGLAKQVPFPRRLGEPDEYARLVEAIMDNPMLNGTTLRLDGAIRMAPR; the protein is encoded by the coding sequence GTGAGGCTCGGATCGGGCGCCGGCGCCATCGTCGCCGGGGGAGCGTCCGGGCTGGGCGCGGCCACCGCGCGGCGGCTTGCTGCGACGGGCGCCGTGGTGACTGTCGCGGACGTCGACGAGGAGAAGGGCGCGGCGCTCGCCGCCGAGACGGGGGCTCGCTTCGTCCGCTGCGACGTCCGTGAGGAGGACCAAGTCCGCGCCGCGGTCGAGTCGGCGGCGGAGGCTGCCGGGCCGGGAGGCCTGCGGGTCGCCGTAGCCACGGCCGGGTCCGGGTTCCCGCACAAGATCGCCGGCAGCCGCGGTCCTCATCCACTGCCCGACTTCAAGAGGATCATCGAGCTCAATCTGGTCGGTACCTTCAACGTCATGCGCTTGGCCGCCACCGCGATGCTCGACAACGACCCTGGTGACTCCGGCGAGCGCGGCGTCCTCGTCAACACGGCGTCGGTGGCGGCGTTCGAGGGGCAGGTCGGCCAGATCGCCTATTCCGCGTCGAAGGGCGGGATCGTCAGCATGACGCTCACGGCTGCGCGCGACCTCGCGCGCAACGGCATCCGCGTGGTGACGATCGCGCCCGGCATCTTCGACACGCCGCTGCTGGGCAAGAAGACCGACGAGGAACGCGCGGGGTTGGCGAAGCAGGTGCCGTTCCCGCGACGGCTCGGCGAGCCGGACGAGTACGCGCGCCTCGTGGAGGCGATCATGGACAATCCCATGCTGAACGGAACCACGCTTCGCCTGGACGGCGCCATCCGCATGGCTCCGCGCTGA
- a CDS encoding acyl-CoA dehydrogenase family protein yields the protein MAFELDHSYRRLQEEAAAVADVVRPFAAEADASSTLHPGVRDALAASDLWSILVPASHGGRDALVDPLAVCVVRETLMATSSHLDSLFALQGIGSYAIATAGTEEQKAAWLPKVATGEALAAIALTEPDAGSDLKSISTTLERRDGGLRLTGRKAFISNAGAAAFYTTLVREADGLSLVLVSADSERLSVEPVPELIAPHVLGDVVFDGVALEEGDRIGAPGAGLDAVLATFTVFRVSVAGAAVGLAQAALEEATRHARQRVQFGRPLIRLGAVAEQLADAWTDVEMARLLTYRAAERAKGDPVAALPHSSMAKVAATEAACRVVDRCVQVMGRFGLVRDTTIERLYRTARPMRIYEGSSEVLRLGIARALAEEIP from the coding sequence ATGGCTTTCGAGCTCGACCACAGCTACCGCCGGCTGCAGGAGGAGGCCGCGGCCGTCGCCGACGTGGTGCGGCCATTCGCCGCGGAGGCCGACGCCTCGAGCACCCTCCACCCCGGCGTTCGCGACGCCCTTGCGGCTAGCGACCTCTGGAGCATCCTGGTGCCCGCGTCCCACGGCGGCCGTGACGCCCTTGTGGACCCGCTCGCCGTCTGCGTCGTGCGCGAGACTCTGATGGCCACCTCGTCGCACCTCGACTCGCTGTTCGCGCTGCAGGGCATCGGGTCATACGCGATCGCCACCGCCGGCACCGAGGAGCAGAAGGCCGCGTGGCTGCCGAAGGTCGCCACGGGGGAGGCACTCGCGGCGATCGCCCTCACGGAGCCTGACGCGGGCTCGGATCTGAAGAGCATCTCGACGACGCTCGAACGCCGCGATGGCGGCCTGCGCTTGACGGGGCGCAAGGCGTTCATCTCGAACGCGGGCGCCGCGGCCTTCTACACCACCCTCGTGCGCGAGGCCGACGGCCTGTCGCTCGTGCTGGTATCCGCTGACAGCGAGAGGCTCAGCGTCGAGCCGGTGCCGGAGCTGATCGCGCCGCACGTGCTCGGCGACGTCGTCTTCGACGGTGTCGCACTCGAGGAGGGCGACCGAATCGGGGCGCCGGGCGCCGGCCTCGACGCCGTGCTCGCGACGTTCACCGTCTTCCGGGTCTCGGTGGCGGGCGCCGCTGTCGGGCTCGCCCAGGCGGCGCTGGAGGAAGCCACCCGCCACGCCCGCCAGCGCGTGCAGTTCGGCCGGCCACTGATCAGGCTCGGCGCGGTGGCCGAGCAGCTCGCCGACGCGTGGACCGACGTGGAGATGGCGCGGCTGCTCACCTACCGCGCGGCCGAGCGGGCGAAGGGAGACCCCGTGGCGGCGCTGCCGCACTCATCGATGGCGAAGGTCGCGGCCACCGAGGCCGCCTGCCGCGTGGTGGACCGCTGCGTCCAGGTCATGGGTCGCTTCGGCCTCGTCCGCGACACGACTATCGAGCGGCTCTACCGCACGGCCCGTCCGATGCGGATCTATGAGGGCTCGTCGGAGGTGCTGCGGCTGGGGATCGCGCGGGCGCTGGCGGAGGAGATCCCGTAG
- a CDS encoding glucose 1-dehydrogenase has product MDLQLDGRVAIVTGASRGLGRAIARALMDEGANVVAAARSHDELDELSAERPNRLRAAVCDVTDEEAVAALPGVALEAFGRLDIVVNNAGIAPAGPFLEQPAEEWHRVLAVNVTAPAVLARAAGAHLIRQGAGKVINVASTSGITGKPLLVSYSATKGALVQLTKALAAEWASAGVQVNAIAPGAFETEAQRVVLESPELHKRRVRKIPAGRIADPREIGPLACLLASPLSDYVTGAVFVIDGGEVSKL; this is encoded by the coding sequence GTGGACCTTCAGCTCGACGGCCGCGTGGCGATCGTCACCGGCGCGAGTCGCGGGCTTGGGCGCGCGATCGCGCGCGCCCTGATGGACGAGGGAGCGAACGTCGTCGCCGCCGCGCGCTCGCACGACGAGCTCGACGAGCTCTCCGCCGAACGGCCCAATCGGTTGCGCGCCGCCGTCTGCGACGTGACCGACGAGGAGGCGGTGGCCGCGCTGCCCGGCGTCGCGCTGGAGGCGTTCGGCCGCCTCGACATCGTGGTGAACAACGCCGGGATCGCCCCGGCCGGGCCATTCCTGGAGCAACCGGCCGAGGAGTGGCACCGGGTCCTCGCGGTGAACGTCACCGCGCCGGCGGTTCTCGCGCGCGCAGCGGGCGCCCACCTGATCCGGCAGGGCGCGGGCAAGGTGATCAACGTCGCCTCGACGTCGGGCATCACGGGCAAGCCGCTGCTCGTCTCGTACTCCGCGACGAAAGGGGCGCTCGTGCAGCTCACGAAGGCGCTCGCCGCCGAGTGGGCGAGCGCCGGGGTGCAGGTCAACGCGATCGCCCCGGGGGCGTTCGAGACCGAGGCCCAGCGCGTGGTGCTCGAGTCGCCCGAGCTGCACAAGCGGCGCGTCCGCAAGATCCCGGCGGGCCGGATCGCCGACCCGCGCGAGATCGGCCCGCTCGCGTGCCTTCTGGCATCGCCGCTCTCGGACTACGTGACAGGAGCGGTGTTCGTGATCGACGGCGGGGAGGTGTCGAAGCTCTGA
- a CDS encoding amidohydrolase family protein has product MIDGHTHVWPDAIARRALANPSAELQRYGDGTVNGLAATMEAAGVDRSVCLAVGDVPERVDKANRFVGELDSGHFVPAGTVHPGLPVEENMQSLRRAGVRAVKIHPLFQGFALDDPGLADILDAIQGEFPAIIHVGAGGEHHGGERCTPAMLRDVARRFPRLDLIACHFGGYRMLERAEEEVVGLPVYLDTSWPPGLGSLDRSRVRALMERHGLDRIVFASDWPMADPGAEIATVEGLGFSAADTEAILGGTLARLLGLS; this is encoded by the coding sequence GTGATCGACGGGCACACGCACGTCTGGCCGGACGCGATCGCGCGACGCGCGCTCGCCAATCCGTCGGCGGAGCTGCAGCGCTACGGCGACGGGACGGTGAACGGCCTCGCGGCCACGATGGAGGCGGCCGGCGTGGACCGGTCGGTGTGCCTCGCCGTCGGCGACGTGCCCGAGCGCGTGGACAAGGCCAACCGCTTCGTCGGCGAGCTCGATTCGGGCCATTTCGTCCCAGCGGGCACGGTGCACCCGGGGCTCCCGGTCGAGGAGAACATGCAGAGCCTGCGCCGCGCGGGGGTGCGGGCGGTGAAGATCCACCCGCTCTTCCAGGGCTTCGCGCTCGACGACCCCGGCCTTGCGGACATTCTGGACGCCATCCAGGGCGAGTTCCCCGCGATCATCCACGTGGGCGCCGGCGGTGAGCACCACGGCGGCGAGCGCTGCACCCCGGCAATGCTGCGCGACGTGGCCCGGCGCTTCCCGCGGCTCGACCTGATCGCCTGCCACTTCGGCGGCTACCGCATGCTCGAGCGCGCGGAAGAGGAGGTCGTTGGGCTGCCGGTTTATCTCGACACCTCGTGGCCGCCCGGGCTGGGATCGCTCGACCGCTCCCGCGTGCGCGCGCTGATGGAGCGCCACGGCCTCGACCGGATCGTGTTCGCCTCGGACTGGCCGATGGCCGACCCGGGCGCCGAGATCGCCACGGTCGAGGGGCTTGGCTTCTCCGCCGCCGACACCGAGGCGATCCTCGGCGGCACGCTGGCGCGCCTGCTCGGGCTCTCCTAG
- a CDS encoding SDR family NAD(P)-dependent oxidoreductase yields MAAGRGGRGPRAELGGALIASGRLAGRTAFVTGAASGIGEASAMRFAAEGARVACADRDGDGAQRCAAAIAAAGGAASAWALDVTDEHALAKVADELGRIDVLHANAGVAGEGRAHELDRVSWERVIGVSLTGTWLTIKAVLPAMRRAGGGSIVTTASVAAATGVPALAAYSAAKGGVVALTRQVAVDYAPEGIRANCVCPGTVDTALVRDAHRERAGGDPTAAEELLAARAATVPLGRLGTPGDVAALVAFLASEDAAWITGATYVADGGVTAAHPGHAVREGG; encoded by the coding sequence ATTGCTGCGGGACGGGGTGGCCGAGGCCCCCGAGCAGAGCTCGGCGGTGCCCTGATCGCCTCCGGGCGCCTGGCCGGGCGTACGGCGTTCGTCACCGGCGCCGCGTCCGGGATCGGCGAGGCGAGCGCCATGCGGTTCGCGGCCGAGGGCGCACGGGTGGCGTGCGCGGACCGCGACGGCGACGGGGCGCAGCGTTGCGCTGCGGCGATCGCGGCCGCCGGCGGCGCGGCCTCGGCATGGGCCCTGGACGTGACCGATGAGCATGCGCTGGCGAAGGTCGCGGACGAGCTCGGGCGGATCGACGTCCTCCATGCCAACGCCGGCGTCGCGGGGGAGGGGCGGGCGCACGAGCTGGATCGGGTGTCGTGGGAGCGGGTGATCGGTGTGAGCCTGACCGGCACGTGGCTGACGATCAAGGCCGTCCTGCCAGCGATGCGACGTGCGGGCGGAGGGTCGATCGTCACGACCGCGAGCGTCGCGGCCGCCACGGGCGTGCCCGCCCTCGCCGCCTACTCGGCGGCCAAGGGTGGTGTGGTGGCGCTCACCCGTCAGGTGGCCGTCGACTACGCCCCCGAGGGGATCCGCGCGAACTGTGTCTGCCCGGGCACGGTGGACACCGCGCTCGTGCGCGACGCCCATCGCGAGCGGGCGGGTGGTGACCCCACAGCCGCCGAGGAGCTGCTCGCCGCGCGGGCCGCGACGGTGCCGCTCGGTCGCCTCGGCACCCCCGGCGACGTGGCCGCGCTTGTCGCGTTCCTGGCGAGCGAGGACGCGGCGTGGATCACCGGCGCGACGTACGTGGCGGACGGCGGCGTCACGGCCGCGCACCCCGGGCACGCCGTCCGCGAGGGCGGCTAG
- a CDS encoding CaiB/BaiF CoA-transferase family protein has protein sequence MSERSSGALTGVRVLDLTRLLPGGFATALLSDLGAEVVKIEQPRIGDYMRWKEPRYGGTSAQSWITDRGKRSLAIDLKNPRGADAFKRLIADADLLVESFRPGVMARLGLGYEDVRDLNPRLVYCSISGYGQDGPAAQEAGHDINYIGRAGVLSITGTADRPAIPGVQVADLGGGALMSLVGMLSALVHARVTGEGDHVDVSMTDGAFAWLSVQLGIHFATGKSPGREAVLLNGGFPCYNVYECADGRWLTVGAIEDQFFKALCDGVGRPDLVPTHMDPEAVGTWRALFLQQPRDEWLNLLAGTDACVGPVNDFAEAAADPQLRHRRMVVETEDAGGERRRQLGPPIKLLNRPPAVHSPPPRLGEHTEAYLSEAGIRRDELAGLLRDGVAEAPEQSSAVP, from the coding sequence GTGAGCGAACGAAGCAGCGGGGCGCTGACCGGCGTGCGGGTCTTGGACCTCACTCGCCTCCTGCCGGGCGGCTTCGCCACCGCACTGCTCTCGGACCTCGGCGCCGAGGTCGTGAAGATCGAGCAGCCGCGCATCGGCGACTACATGCGCTGGAAGGAGCCCCGGTATGGGGGCACCTCCGCGCAGAGCTGGATCACCGACCGCGGCAAGCGCTCGCTCGCGATCGATCTCAAGAACCCCCGCGGCGCGGACGCGTTCAAGCGTCTGATCGCCGACGCCGATCTGCTCGTCGAGAGCTTCCGTCCGGGGGTGATGGCGCGCCTCGGCCTGGGATACGAAGACGTCCGCGACCTCAATCCGCGCCTCGTGTACTGCTCCATCTCCGGCTACGGCCAGGACGGGCCCGCGGCACAGGAGGCAGGCCACGACATCAACTACATCGGGCGTGCGGGCGTCCTCTCGATCACGGGCACCGCCGACCGCCCCGCCATTCCCGGCGTCCAGGTCGCCGACCTGGGGGGCGGGGCGCTCATGTCCCTGGTGGGGATGCTCTCCGCGCTCGTGCACGCGCGCGTGACCGGCGAGGGCGACCACGTGGACGTCTCGATGACCGACGGCGCGTTCGCCTGGCTGTCGGTACAGCTCGGGATCCACTTCGCAACCGGCAAGTCTCCGGGCCGTGAGGCGGTCCTGCTCAACGGCGGCTTCCCCTGTTACAACGTCTACGAGTGCGCGGACGGCCGCTGGCTCACCGTCGGGGCGATCGAGGACCAGTTCTTCAAGGCGCTGTGCGACGGGGTGGGCAGGCCCGACCTCGTGCCGACGCATATGGACCCCGAGGCGGTCGGCACCTGGCGCGCGCTGTTCCTGCAGCAGCCGCGCGACGAGTGGCTGAACCTGCTCGCGGGCACCGACGCGTGCGTGGGGCCGGTCAACGACTTCGCCGAGGCCGCGGCGGACCCGCAGCTGCGCCACAGGCGCATGGTCGTCGAGACAGAAGACGCGGGCGGTGAGAGGCGGCGCCAGCTCGGGCCGCCGATCAAGCTGCTCAACCGGCCGCCCGCTGTGCACAGCCCGCCACCGCGGCTGGGCGAGCACACCGAGGCCTACCTTTCGGAGGCCGGGATCCGCCGCGACGAGCTGGCCGGATTGCTGCGGGACGGGGTGGCCGAGGCCCCCGAGCAGAGCTCGGCGGTGCCCTGA